The following are encoded in a window of Amblyraja radiata isolate CabotCenter1 chromosome 7, sAmbRad1.1.pri, whole genome shotgun sequence genomic DNA:
- the mstn gene encoding growth/differentiation factor 8 — protein sequence MQASQVLIYLALFGALARVGGRDGAHANLTDIKTEPLEKGPDSDYNVSECSACRWRKENKALRLESIKSQILSKLRLKEAPNISRDTVNQLLPKAPPLQRLLDQYDIQGDDNNDALLEEDDYHATTETLITMATEPEPSVQVDDKPKCCSFKISPKMQFNKVVKAHLWIYLRPVRQTTTVFMQILRLKPVGQEWTNHTPIRSLKFDINSGTGHWQSIDFKRVLQNWLKQPESNWGIQINASDINGLDLAVTSPGVGEQGLQPFLEVKVTETSKRSRRNLGLDCDEHSTESRCCRYPLTVDFEAFGWDWIIAPKRYKANYCSGQCEYMFLQKFPHTHLVQQANPRGSAGPCCTPTKMSPINMLYFNGREQIIYGKIPAMVVDRCGCS from the exons ATGCAAGCATCACAAGTGCTCATTTACCTGGCTCTCTTTGGTGCACTTGCCCGAGTAGGTGGCAGAGATGGCGCGCACGCGAATCTGACAGATATTAAAACGGAACCGCTCGAAAAAGGGCCAGATAGTGACTATAACGTGTCCGAGTGTTCAGCTTGTAGGTGGAGGAAGGAGAATAAAGCACTGAGACTGGAGTCTATCAAATCGCAAATTCTGAGCAAACTGCGCCTCAAAGAAGCACCCAACATTAGCCGGGATACAGTGAACCAACTTTTACCGAAAGCTCCTCCTCTGCAACGACTTCTTGATCAATATGATATCCAAGGGGATGACAATAATGATGCCTTATTAGAAGAGGATGATTATCACGCTACCACCGAAACCCTCATCACCATGGCCACGGAAC CTGAACCTAGTGTCCAAGTCGATGACAAACCGAAATGTTGTTCCTTCAAGATCAGCCCTAAAATGCAGTTCAATAAAGTAGTCAAAGCCCATCTCTGGATATACCTGCGGCCAGTGAGACAAACTACAACGGTATTTATGCAGATTCTACGACTAAAGCCAGTGGGACAGGAATGGACGAATCACACCCCAATTCGCTCTTTAAAATTCGACATTAACTCTGGCACTGGTCATTGGCAAAGTATAGACTTCAAGCGCGTACTACAGAACTGGCTTAAACAACCCGAATCAAACTGGGGAATCCAAATCAACGCGTCTGATATCAACGGACTCGACTTGGCTGTCACCTCCCCGGGCGTGGGAGAGCAAGGATTG CAACCGTTTCTCGAAGTAAAGGTGACAGAAACATCGAAGCGATCCAGAAGGAATCTTGGGCTTGACTGTGATGAGCACTCAACTGAATCGCGCTGCTGTCGTTATCCGCTCACCGTAGACTTTGAGGCTTTCGGTTGGGACTGGATTATCGCGCCCAAGAGATACAAAGCCAATTACTGCTCAGGACAATGCGAGTACATGTTTCTGCAAAAGTTCCCCCACACCCACCTTGTACAGCAGGCCAACCCGAGGGGTTCGGCGGGACCCTGCTGCACCCCGACGAAGATGTCACCTATAAACATGTTATACTTTAACGGAAGAGAACAAATCATCTACGGAAAAATCCCAGCGATGGTAGTCGATCGCTGTGGCTGTTCCTGA